A region of Panthera uncia isolate 11264 chromosome D4, Puncia_PCG_1.0, whole genome shotgun sequence DNA encodes the following proteins:
- the TESK1 gene encoding dual specificity testis-specific protein kinase 1, with the protein MAGERPPLRGPGPGPGEAPGEGPPGPGGTGGGPGRGRPSSYRALRSAVSSLARVDDFHCAEKIGAGFFSEVYKVRHRQSGQVMVLKMNRLPSNRGNTLREVQLMNRLRHPNILRFMGVCVHQGQLHALTEYMNGGTLEQLLSSPEPLSWPVRLHLALDIARGLRYLHAKGVFHRDLTSKNCLIRREDQGFTAVVGDFGLAEKIPVYREGARKEPLAVVGSPYWMAPEVLRGELYDEKADVFAFGIVLCELIARVPADPDYLPRTEDFGLDVPAFQTLVGDDCPLPFLLLAIHCCSMEPSTRAPFTEITQHLEWILEQLPEPSPLTRAPLTHNQRSVSRGGPSATLPRPDPRLSRSRSDLFLPPSPESPPNWGDNLTRVNPFSLREDLRGGKIKLLDTPSKPVAPLPLVPPSPLPSTQLPLVTTPETLVQPGTPARRCRSLPSSPELPRRMETALPGPGPPTMGPSAEERMECEGSSPEPEPPGPAPQLPLAVATDNFISTCSSASQPWSPRSGPTLNNNPPAVVVNSPQGWAGEPWNRAQHSLPRAAALERTEPSPPPSAPRESDEGLPCPGCCLGPFSFGFLSMCPRPTPAVARYRNLNCEAGSLLCHRGHHAKPPTPGLQLPGARS; encoded by the exons ATGGCCGGGGAACGGCCCCCACTGCGGGGCCCTGGGCCAGGGCCCGGTGAGGCGCCGGGGGAGGGGCCCCCGGGGCCGGGGGGCACGGGTGGAGGCCCGGGCCGGGGCCGCCCCTCCTCCTACCGGGCTCTCCGCAGCGCTGTGTCCAGCCTGGCGCGCGTGGACGATTTCCACTGCGCCGAGAAGATCGGGGCCGGCTTCTTCTCTGAGGTCTACAAG GTTCGGCACCGACAGTCAGGGCAAGTCATGGTGCTGAAAATGAACAGACTCCCCAGTAACCGGGGAAACACGCTACGGGAGGTGCAGCTGATGAACCGGCTCCGACACCCGAACATCCTAAG GTTCATGGGGGTCTGTGTGCACCAGGGGCAACTGCACGCTCTTACAGAG TATATGAATGGGGGAACCCTTGAACAGCTGCTCAGCTCTCCGGAACCCCTGTCCTGGCCTGTCAGGCTCCACCTGGCTCTGGACATTGCCCGCGGCCTGCGGTACCTGCATGCCAAAGGTGTATTCCACCGAGACCTAACATCCAAG AACTGTCTGATCCGACGGGAAGACCAAGGCTTCACGGCTGTTGTGGGTGACTTCGGGCTGGCTGAAAAGATTCCTGTGTATAG ggaaggggcaagaaAGGAGCCATTGGCTGTGGTAGGTTCCCCATACTGGATGGCTCCAGAGGTGTTGCGGGGTGAGCTGTATGATGAGAAG gcTGATGTCTTTGCCTTTGGGATTGTCCTCTGTGAGCTCATTGCACGAGTACCTGCCGACCCAGATTACCTACCCCGTACTGAG GACTTCGGCCTGGATGTACCTGCTTTCCAGACCCTGGTAGGGGATGACTGCCCACTGCCCTTCCTGCTCCTGGCCATCCACTGCTGCAGT ATGGAACCCAGCACTCGTGCTCCCTTCACCGAAATCACCCAGCACCTGGAATGGATCCTTGAGCAGCTGCCTGAGCCATCCCCCCTCACCAGGGCTCCCCTGACACACAATCAGA GGTCTGTTTCAAGAGGGGGTCCGTCTGCCACACTTCCTAGGCCAGACCCCCGGCTTTCCCGAAGCCGTTCCGACCTCTTCCTGCCCCCATCACCGGAATCACCCCCCAACTGGGGGGACAATCTGACTCGAGTCAACCCCTTTTCACTCCGGGAAGACCTCAGGGGAGGCAAGATCAAGCTGTTGGACACACCCAGCAAGCCAGTCGCCCCCCTGCCCCTTGTACCACCATCACCACTGCCCTCCACCCAACTGCCCTTGGTGACCACTCCAGAGACCCTCGTCCAGCCTGGGACACCTGCCCGTCGCTGCCGCTCGCTACCATCATCCCCTGAACTTCCCCGACGTATGGAGACAGCACTGCCAGGTCCTGGCCCCCCCACTATGGGCCCCTCGGCTGAAGAAAGAATGGAGTGTGAGGGCAGTAGCCCTGAGCCAGAACCCCCAGGACCAGCTCCCCAGCTGCCCCTGGCCGTGGCCACAGACAACTTCATCAGCACTTGTTCCTCAGCCTCCCAGCCCTGGTCCCCTAGATCAGGACCTACCCTTAACAACAACCCCCCAGCTGTGGTGGTGAACTCCCCACAAGGCTGGGCTGGGGAGCCCTGGAACCGGGCCCAGCATAGCCTGCCCCGGGCAGCAGCCCTGGAGCGGACAGAACCCTCGCCGCCCCCCTCAGCTCCCCgggagtctgatgaggggctgCCCTGCCCTGGCTGCTGTCTTGGCCCTTTCAGCTTTGGCTTCCTGTCCATGTGCCCCCGCCCCACACCAGCTGTTGCCCGCTACCGCAACCTGAACTGTGAGGCGGGCAGTCTCCTCTGCCACCGAGGGCACCATGCCAAGCCTCCCACACCCGGCCTGCAGCTGCCTGGGGCACGCTCTTAG